Proteins encoded by one window of Chondromyces crocatus:
- the iscU gene encoding Fe-S cluster assembly scaffold IscU: MAYSEKVIEHYENPRNVGALDKDDPEVGTGLVGAPACGDVMRLQIKVKDGIIEDAKFKTFGCGSAIASSSLATEWLKGKTVDEAETIKNSMIAEELNLPPVKIHCSVLAEDAIKSAISDFRTKQTARRALAGEPEAKADGEAAGARGE; the protein is encoded by the coding sequence ATGGCATACAGCGAGAAAGTCATCGAGCACTACGAGAACCCCCGGAACGTGGGCGCTCTCGACAAGGACGATCCCGAGGTGGGGACCGGTCTCGTCGGCGCGCCGGCCTGCGGTGACGTGATGCGGCTCCAGATCAAGGTGAAGGACGGCATCATCGAGGATGCGAAGTTCAAAACCTTCGGCTGCGGCTCGGCCATCGCTTCGTCGTCGCTCGCGACGGAGTGGCTGAAGGGCAAGACGGTGGACGAGGCCGAGACGATCAAGAACAGCATGATCGCCGAGGAGCTGAACCTGCCGCCGGTGAAGATCCACTGCTCGGTCCTCGCGGAGGACGCGATCAAGAGCGCGATCTCCGACTTCAGGACGAAGCAAACGGCGCGGCGTGCGCTGGCGGGGGAGCCCGAGGCCAAGGCCGACGGCGAAGCCGCCGGGGCGCGCGGGGAGTGA
- a CDS encoding IscS subfamily cysteine desulfurase, with product MQFPIYMDNHATTPVDPRVLEAMLPYFSGKFGNAASRSHAYGWTAEEAVSKARETIAKLIGASNPKEIVFTSGATESDNLALKGVAEFYKEKGNHIITTVVEHKAILDTCKRLEKQGYEVTYLNVDKDGLVDPDDVAKAITDRTLLVSVMLANNEVGSVQPIAEIGKITRARGVLLHSDAVQGIGKVPFDVEKMNVDLASVTAHKIYGPKGVGCLYVRRSKPRVRLTAQMDGGGHEFGMRSGTLNVPGIVGFAKAAEILIQEGEAESHKLFGLRERLRLRLMKELDELRVNGSMKSRLPGNLNVSFSFVEGEALMMAIKDVAVSSGSACTSASLEPSYVLHAMGVGDDLAHSSIRFGIGRFNTEEEIDYVADLVIGKVKKLREMSPLYEMFKEGIDLSSVQWAAH from the coding sequence ATTCAGTTCCCCATCTACATGGACAATCACGCGACGACGCCGGTCGATCCGCGGGTGCTCGAGGCCATGCTGCCGTACTTCTCGGGGAAGTTCGGCAACGCGGCGAGCCGCAGCCACGCCTACGGCTGGACGGCAGAGGAGGCCGTGTCGAAGGCGCGCGAGACGATCGCGAAGCTGATCGGTGCGTCGAACCCGAAGGAGATCGTCTTCACCTCCGGCGCCACGGAGAGCGACAACCTGGCGCTGAAGGGCGTTGCCGAGTTCTACAAGGAGAAGGGCAACCACATCATCACGACGGTGGTGGAGCACAAGGCGATCCTCGACACCTGCAAGCGGCTGGAGAAGCAGGGCTACGAGGTGACCTACCTGAACGTCGACAAGGACGGCCTGGTGGATCCCGACGATGTGGCGAAGGCGATCACCGACCGGACGCTGCTCGTGTCGGTGATGCTCGCCAACAACGAGGTGGGCTCGGTGCAGCCGATCGCGGAGATCGGCAAGATCACCCGCGCGCGGGGGGTGCTGCTGCACTCCGACGCGGTGCAGGGGATCGGCAAGGTGCCATTCGACGTGGAGAAGATGAACGTCGACCTGGCAAGCGTGACGGCCCACAAGATCTACGGGCCGAAGGGCGTGGGCTGCCTCTACGTGCGCCGCTCGAAGCCGCGCGTGCGTCTGACGGCACAGATGGACGGCGGCGGCCACGAGTTCGGGATGCGCTCGGGCACGCTGAACGTGCCTGGCATCGTGGGCTTCGCCAAGGCGGCAGAAATCCTGATCCAGGAGGGCGAGGCCGAGTCGCACAAGCTCTTCGGGCTCCGTGAGCGGCTGCGCCTGCGGCTGATGAAGGAGCTGGACGAGCTGCGGGTGAACGGGTCGATGAAATCCCGTCTTCCCGGCAACCTGAACGTGTCGTTCAGCTTCGTGGAGGGCGAGGCGCTGATGATGGCGATCAAGGATGTCGCCGTCTCCAGCGGGTCGGCTTGCACCAGCGCGAGCCTGGAACCCTCGTACGTGCTGCATGCGATGGGCGTGGGCGACGATCTCGCTCACTCGTCGATCCGGTTCGGCATCGGCCGGTTCAACACCGAGGAAGAGATCGATTACGTGGCCGATCTGGTGATCGGCAAGGTGAAGAAGCTGCGTGAGATGTCACCCCTCTACGAGATGTTCAAGGAGGGGATCGATCTGAGCAGCGTGCAGTGGGCGGCGCACTGA
- a CDS encoding MerR family transcriptional regulator encodes MSQRHHLPLAQDLGPTAGPPETRTDPTAGRGDGQGESCGGEEERLFQVGDLAKATGKTVRAIHHYEELGLLRPHARSKGRYRLYDEGALKRVRWISKLHDLGLSLSQIQQIVSHWESSPSAPVGMAHVRTVYQQKLEETRAQIAHLSGLERELQASLAYLDTCESCDPTEIVVSCSRCNHHDAAQTQPELVAGIHGGNGRRAPNLPR; translated from the coding sequence ATGTCGCAGCGCCACCACCTCCCTCTCGCCCAGGATCTCGGTCCGACGGCAGGTCCGCCGGAGACTCGGACGGATCCGACGGCCGGCCGTGGTGACGGGCAGGGCGAGTCTTGCGGCGGCGAAGAAGAGCGGCTCTTCCAGGTCGGAGACCTGGCAAAGGCGACGGGGAAGACCGTCAGGGCCATCCACCACTACGAGGAACTGGGCCTGCTCCGGCCGCACGCGCGCTCCAAGGGGCGTTACCGCCTCTATGACGAGGGGGCGCTGAAGCGGGTCCGCTGGATCAGCAAGCTCCACGATCTGGGCCTGTCGCTGTCGCAGATCCAGCAGATCGTGAGTCACTGGGAGTCGAGCCCCTCCGCGCCGGTCGGCATGGCGCACGTGCGGACGGTGTACCAGCAGAAGCTGGAAGAGACGCGGGCTCAGATCGCCCACCTGTCAGGGCTGGAGCGTGAGCTCCAGGCGAGCCTGGCCTACCTCGATACGTGCGAGAGCTGCGACCCGACGGAGATCGTCGTCTCGTGCTCACGCTGCAACCACCACGACGCGGCCCAGACCCAGCCGGAGCTGGTCGCAGGAATTCACGGCGGCAACGGCCGCCGCGCACCGAACCTCCCCCGCTGA
- a CDS encoding polyhydroxyalkanoic acid system family protein — MSGPARLRAAAVLAMLRCMKHVVNHDLDPETARRVTDKAFSSYKDRFADYNPTLNWSSEKRAEVGFSAKGIQLKGAFELSPGKIEMDLDVPFLLRPFKGKAIEVIDQEIKRWIGEAKAGRL; from the coding sequence GTGTCCGGCCCAGCCCGACTGCGCGCGGCCGCCGTCCTGGCTATGCTGCGCTGCATGAAGCATGTCGTTAACCATGACCTGGACCCGGAGACCGCTCGCCGCGTCACCGACAAGGCTTTCTCGTCCTACAAGGACCGCTTCGCTGACTACAATCCGACCCTGAACTGGTCCTCGGAGAAGCGCGCCGAGGTCGGATTCTCGGCCAAGGGAATCCAGCTGAAGGGCGCGTTCGAATTGAGCCCTGGCAAGATCGAGATGGATCTCGACGTGCCCTTCTTGCTGCGTCCGTTCAAGGGCAAGGCGATCGAGGTGATCGATCAGGAGATCAAGCGCTGGATCGGTGAGGCCAAGGCCGGCCGGCTCTGA
- a CDS encoding polysaccharide biosynthesis protein, whose protein sequence is MKKAWSSSILRRAAIVMVHALLWSAAFHLALQLRFEGGPIPDPFARTWPFALALLLGCRVVAFYAGSLFHGLWRYAGLPELSSLIKTTTAGSVAFVVLATMLGVPMPRSLYVGEWLASIVLVGGLRFAIRLAYEQRQGRTRHPDALQTLILGAGDAGESLLRDIQRMSDRRWEVCGFLDDDPMKRGAMVRDVRVLGAADEATLRRVIVEREVKLVLLAMPTVEGSRTRDIVRACQKLEVPVRTVPSITERIQDFGVATIREVAIEDLLRRAPVSLHVEQVEGFLEGRTVLVTGAGGSIGGELCRQTLRFAPKRLLLLDHSENGLYFMERELRQRFPEASIVPVVCDITDRGRLDAVFRRYRPEVVMHAAAHKHVPMMEVNSQEAVKNNVFGTLSVADAAHAAGADTFVMISTDKAVNPTSIMGATKRVAEMALQTRAETSKTRYVTVRFGNVLASTGSVVPLFREQIARGGPVTVTHPEMRRYFMTIPEATQLVLQAGALAERSEIFVLDMGEPVRIVDLARDMIELSGLTPDVDVKIEFVGLRPGEKLFEELLLDDERYARTPHPKIRVGRIQPVGRERLERGLAGLRAAAEANDDAAVRRALSELVPEATLSPTEAMPERRQALSPAPSPSVA, encoded by the coding sequence ATGAAGAAAGCCTGGAGCTCCAGCATCCTCCGACGAGCGGCGATCGTGATGGTTCACGCGCTGCTGTGGAGCGCGGCGTTCCATCTGGCCTTGCAACTCCGCTTCGAGGGCGGGCCCATCCCCGATCCGTTCGCGCGGACCTGGCCCTTTGCGCTGGCGCTGCTGCTCGGGTGCAGGGTGGTCGCGTTCTACGCGGGGAGCCTGTTTCATGGGCTGTGGCGCTACGCGGGGTTGCCGGAGCTCTCGAGCCTGATCAAGACGACCACGGCGGGCTCGGTGGCGTTCGTGGTGCTGGCGACCATGCTCGGCGTGCCCATGCCGCGCTCGCTGTACGTCGGTGAGTGGCTGGCGTCGATCGTGCTGGTGGGGGGGCTGCGGTTCGCCATCCGCCTGGCCTACGAGCAACGGCAAGGGCGGACGCGGCATCCGGACGCGCTGCAGACGCTGATCCTCGGCGCAGGTGACGCGGGAGAGAGCCTGCTGCGCGACATCCAGCGGATGTCGGATCGCCGCTGGGAGGTGTGCGGCTTCCTCGACGACGACCCGATGAAGCGCGGGGCGATGGTGCGCGACGTTCGGGTGCTGGGAGCGGCCGACGAGGCGACGCTGCGTCGGGTGATCGTGGAGCGTGAGGTGAAGCTCGTGCTGCTGGCGATGCCGACGGTGGAGGGCTCCCGGACGCGGGACATCGTGCGGGCCTGCCAGAAGCTCGAGGTGCCCGTGCGGACGGTGCCGAGCATCACGGAGCGGATCCAGGACTTCGGGGTGGCGACGATCCGAGAGGTGGCGATCGAGGATCTGTTGCGACGGGCGCCGGTGAGCCTCCACGTGGAACAGGTCGAAGGGTTCCTGGAAGGACGCACGGTGCTGGTGACCGGCGCCGGCGGGAGCATCGGTGGGGAGCTGTGCCGTCAGACGCTGCGCTTCGCCCCGAAGCGGCTCTTGCTCCTCGACCACAGCGAGAACGGGCTCTACTTCATGGAGCGGGAGCTGCGGCAGCGGTTTCCGGAGGCGAGCATCGTCCCCGTCGTGTGTGACATCACCGATCGCGGGCGGCTGGACGCGGTGTTCCGGCGCTACCGGCCGGAAGTGGTGATGCACGCCGCGGCGCACAAGCACGTGCCGATGATGGAGGTGAACAGCCAGGAGGCGGTGAAGAACAACGTGTTCGGCACGCTTTCGGTAGCCGATGCGGCGCACGCGGCAGGGGCAGACACCTTCGTGATGATCTCGACGGACAAGGCGGTGAACCCGACGTCGATCATGGGGGCGACGAAGCGTGTGGCAGAGATGGCGCTGCAGACACGCGCCGAGACGAGCAAGACGCGGTACGTGACGGTGCGGTTCGGGAACGTGCTGGCCTCGACGGGGAGCGTGGTGCCGCTGTTCCGCGAGCAGATCGCGCGTGGCGGTCCGGTGACGGTGACGCACCCGGAGATGCGGCGCTACTTCATGACCATCCCCGAGGCGACGCAGCTCGTGCTGCAGGCAGGCGCCCTCGCGGAGCGGAGCGAGATCTTCGTGCTCGACATGGGAGAGCCAGTGCGGATCGTCGACCTGGCGAGGGACATGATCGAGCTGTCGGGGCTGACGCCGGACGTGGATGTGAAGATCGAGTTCGTCGGGCTGCGCCCTGGCGAGAAGCTGTTCGAGGAGCTGCTGCTCGACGACGAGCGGTATGCGCGAACGCCACATCCCAAGATCCGCGTGGGAAGGATCCAGCCGGTGGGGCGAGAGCGGCTGGAGCGTGGGCTCGCTGGCTTGCGTGCAGCCGCAGAGGCGAACGATGATGCGGCCGTGAGGCGCGCGCTGTCGGAGCTGGTGCCCGAGGCGACGTTGTCGCCGACCGAAGCGATGCCAGAGCGCAGGCAGGCGCTCTCCCCTGCGCCCTCTCCCTCCGTCGCATAG
- a CDS encoding O-antigen ligase family protein has protein sequence MRPGQRSARGGGEARRRQAAAAAWTLAIPVVGSVLAIGAVHTPVLLAVSLCVLGAVAQCLHLRDRPARTPTPVFVLLALAAVCLLQTIPLPLAWLERISPTTADVWSRAFLPFGEPPPLRAPLSLDPSASLVQALAWATYAGVFHAAAAVSSRRGAAWGITLVFASASAAALTTLTHGLAGATQVFGLYTPQFPAAPWHVGPLLNPNNLAGYLDLGTFCGVGLYLMRRPLLPRWLVGAGIALLVAITITSASRAGLAVLPIGAALLVALLSRRTTRGQADVPAPRRALLGLALVALGGGAALAVLGSSSMIWLELGERDTSKLDLFRSILPMLRDYPWLGVGRGAFESVYPAYRAAPGNVVFTHAENFLLQWAAEWGLPIALAALLALVWALRPSRLGVPRSAAATGAWVGVVVLLLQNLADLALEVPAIPIAIATVLGSLWGDGRRRGAPARATSSDEWPTHALAWRRPASLIALGLAGLALATLVALRGGPDLDTDRASARASLTTWKPGQPLEPVLQHLREATLRHPADPYFPLLGASLAWQSERDNPIPWLQRTLERSQRNGRAHLLLADVLADRGARSQALLELRFAVEDDLELVSAAALRAIRWTRSWSELERAAPEGKQGAPLIAALARYLDRPGEEEQRLHAAREALRRDPGAIDPRWVLGDLLIGTLDGRPVGGLCEGAQRAGCGEDIEAHARAIEVASRRSFLAPDLRARWLMAEGRPAQAEQLLAEACNRVTERAPCLKLRVRAAALADLPPRLAAATRDLLGEACGPPTSCAQAATWLGDLMASRKAWGTSLAHYERAVVEEPTEARWEKLAESAIAAGSLVRAVEALDKVLRARGGHDPALEARITSLKARAAGNLLLTP, from the coding sequence GTGCGACCAGGACAGCGATCAGCGCGCGGCGGTGGTGAAGCCCGCCGCCGACAAGCGGCCGCTGCGGCCTGGACCCTGGCGATCCCCGTCGTCGGGTCCGTACTGGCCATCGGGGCCGTTCACACCCCGGTTCTCCTCGCCGTATCGCTCTGCGTCCTCGGCGCCGTCGCCCAGTGCCTTCACCTTCGCGACCGACCTGCCCGCACGCCGACACCCGTCTTCGTTCTCCTCGCCCTTGCCGCCGTCTGTCTCCTCCAGACCATCCCCCTCCCGCTGGCCTGGCTCGAGCGCATCTCCCCCACCACCGCCGACGTCTGGTCGCGCGCCTTCCTCCCCTTCGGAGAGCCTCCTCCCCTGCGCGCTCCCCTCTCCCTCGACCCGAGCGCTTCCCTCGTCCAGGCCCTCGCCTGGGCCACCTACGCCGGCGTCTTTCATGCCGCGGCGGCCGTCTCCAGCCGGCGCGGCGCGGCCTGGGGCATCACCCTCGTCTTCGCCAGCGCCTCTGCTGCGGCCCTCACCACCCTCACCCACGGCCTCGCTGGCGCCACCCAGGTCTTCGGCCTCTACACCCCGCAGTTCCCTGCCGCGCCCTGGCATGTCGGCCCCCTCCTCAACCCCAACAACCTCGCCGGCTACCTCGACCTCGGCACCTTCTGCGGCGTCGGCCTCTACCTCATGCGCCGCCCCCTGCTCCCGCGCTGGCTCGTGGGGGCTGGCATCGCCCTCCTCGTCGCCATCACCATCACCAGCGCCTCGCGCGCGGGCCTCGCCGTCCTCCCCATCGGCGCCGCCCTCCTCGTCGCCCTCCTCTCTCGCCGCACCACCCGCGGCCAGGCCGACGTACCAGCGCCCCGCCGCGCCCTCCTCGGCCTCGCCCTCGTCGCCCTCGGCGGTGGCGCTGCCCTCGCCGTTCTCGGCAGCTCCAGCATGATCTGGCTCGAGCTTGGTGAACGCGACACCAGCAAACTCGACCTCTTCCGCTCCATCCTTCCCATGCTCCGCGACTACCCCTGGCTCGGTGTCGGCCGGGGCGCGTTCGAGAGCGTCTACCCTGCGTACCGCGCCGCCCCTGGAAACGTCGTCTTCACCCACGCCGAGAACTTCCTCCTCCAGTGGGCGGCCGAGTGGGGCCTCCCCATCGCCCTTGCCGCCCTCCTGGCCCTCGTCTGGGCCTTGCGACCCAGCCGCCTCGGTGTCCCTCGCAGCGCTGCCGCCACCGGCGCCTGGGTGGGCGTCGTCGTCCTGCTCCTCCAGAACCTCGCCGACCTCGCCCTCGAAGTGCCCGCCATCCCCATCGCGATTGCTACCGTCCTCGGCTCCCTGTGGGGCGACGGCCGACGCCGCGGCGCACCGGCGCGCGCGACCTCGTCGGACGAATGGCCGACCCACGCGCTCGCCTGGAGACGCCCCGCCTCCCTCATCGCCCTCGGCCTCGCAGGCCTCGCCCTCGCCACGCTCGTCGCCCTGCGCGGCGGCCCCGACCTCGACACCGACCGCGCGAGCGCACGCGCGTCACTCACCACCTGGAAACCCGGTCAGCCCCTCGAACCCGTCCTCCAGCACCTGCGAGAGGCCACCCTGCGCCACCCCGCCGACCCGTACTTCCCCCTCCTCGGCGCCTCGCTCGCCTGGCAGTCCGAGCGCGACAACCCCATCCCCTGGCTCCAGCGCACCCTCGAACGCTCCCAGCGCAACGGCCGCGCCCACCTGCTCCTTGCCGACGTGCTCGCCGACCGCGGCGCCCGCAGCCAGGCGCTCCTCGAACTCCGCTTCGCCGTCGAAGACGACCTCGAACTCGTCAGCGCCGCCGCCCTGCGCGCCATCCGCTGGACCCGCTCCTGGAGCGAACTCGAGCGCGCCGCCCCCGAAGGCAAGCAAGGCGCGCCCCTCATCGCTGCCCTCGCGCGCTACCTCGATCGACCTGGCGAAGAGGAGCAACGCCTGCATGCCGCCCGCGAAGCCCTTCGTCGTGACCCGGGCGCCATCGATCCTCGCTGGGTCCTCGGCGACCTCTTGATCGGCACCCTCGACGGCCGCCCTGTCGGCGGCCTCTGCGAAGGCGCCCAGCGCGCGGGCTGTGGCGAGGACATCGAGGCCCATGCCCGCGCCATCGAAGTCGCGTCCCGCCGCTCCTTCCTCGCTCCTGACCTGCGCGCCCGCTGGCTCATGGCCGAAGGCCGCCCCGCCCAGGCCGAGCAACTCCTCGCCGAAGCCTGCAACCGCGTCACCGAGCGGGCTCCTTGCCTCAAGCTGCGCGTCCGCGCGGCTGCGCTCGCCGACCTTCCCCCCCGCCTCGCCGCTGCCACCCGCGATCTCCTGGGCGAAGCGTGCGGCCCCCCCACCTCGTGCGCTCAGGCCGCCACCTGGCTCGGTGACCTCATGGCCTCACGCAAGGCCTGGGGGACCTCCCTCGCGCATTACGAGCGCGCCGTCGTCGAAGAGCCCACCGAAGCCCGCTGGGAAAAGCTTGCCGAGTCCGCCATCGCAGCGGGATCGCTCGTCCGCGCCGTCGAGGCGCTCGACAAGGTCCTGCGCGCCCGAGGCGGCCACGACCCGGCCCTCGAAGCCCGCATCACGAGCCTCAAAGCCAGGGCCGCCGGAAACCTTCTCCTGACACCATGA
- a CDS encoding MFS transporter: protein MNLSQRAPSMSRAQWRMLFAVWVTYGAFYACRVNIGPARTQIERSLAIDPLEMGLVLGALKVGYALGQLVNGQLAERFGPRRILLFGMLGSVTACLLFSQAAPMADALGPSLPLLASAVNRTVQFFSTRSPLTPIAALLVVLWFLNGYFQAGGWPPTVKIMASWFTPTQRGRMMGVVGTSYQLGSALTIIASGALVTAFADWRAAFVLPAAVLALAALHAAFKIRERPEPGEAPAIDESLPPATVERRPLLETLWITFANPRIWVLALALFGLDIVRYGFLDWAPGHLEALHGSGVFLAALKVAVFPLAGAVGALASGWITDRYFQSRRAPMIAASLFLVGLLTLTYERIAPLGAAPTIACLAAIGFFLYGAQILLVGTAAQDFARKRTTAAAAGFVDFMGYMGAFAGDMATGWFLKHRDFHAAIRFWAAAALVAAVLAATLWNARPRTNDDALAT from the coding sequence GTGAACCTCTCCCAGCGCGCGCCTTCCATGTCCCGCGCGCAGTGGCGCATGCTCTTCGCCGTCTGGGTCACCTACGGCGCCTTCTACGCATGCCGCGTCAACATCGGCCCGGCCCGCACCCAGATCGAGCGCAGCCTCGCCATCGACCCGCTCGAAATGGGCCTGGTCCTCGGCGCATTGAAGGTCGGCTATGCCCTCGGCCAGCTCGTCAATGGCCAGCTCGCCGAACGCTTCGGCCCCAGGCGCATCCTCCTCTTCGGCATGCTCGGCTCCGTCACGGCCTGCCTTCTCTTTTCCCAGGCCGCGCCTATGGCCGACGCCCTCGGCCCGTCGCTCCCCCTCCTCGCCAGCGCCGTCAACCGCACCGTCCAGTTCTTCTCCACGCGGAGCCCCCTCACCCCCATTGCTGCGCTCCTCGTCGTCCTCTGGTTCCTGAACGGCTACTTCCAGGCCGGCGGCTGGCCTCCCACCGTCAAGATCATGGCCAGCTGGTTCACCCCGACCCAGCGCGGCCGCATGATGGGCGTCGTCGGCACCAGCTACCAGCTCGGCTCGGCCCTCACCATCATCGCCTCCGGCGCCCTCGTCACCGCCTTCGCCGACTGGCGCGCCGCCTTCGTCCTCCCCGCCGCCGTCCTCGCCCTCGCCGCCCTCCACGCCGCCTTCAAGATCCGTGAGCGCCCCGAGCCCGGCGAAGCCCCCGCCATCGACGAATCGCTCCCCCCTGCGACCGTCGAGCGCCGCCCCCTCCTCGAGACCCTCTGGATCACCTTCGCCAACCCGCGCATCTGGGTCCTCGCCCTCGCCCTCTTCGGCCTCGACATCGTCCGCTACGGCTTCCTCGACTGGGCCCCTGGCCACCTCGAAGCCCTCCACGGCTCCGGCGTCTTCCTCGCCGCCCTCAAGGTCGCCGTCTTCCCCCTCGCCGGCGCCGTCGGCGCCCTCGCCTCGGGCTGGATCACCGACCGCTACTTCCAGTCCCGCCGCGCCCCGATGATCGCCGCCTCCCTCTTCCTCGTCGGCCTGCTCACGCTGACCTACGAACGCATCGCCCCCCTCGGCGCCGCGCCCACCATCGCGTGCCTCGCCGCCATCGGCTTCTTCCTTTACGGCGCCCAGATCCTCCTCGTCGGCACCGCCGCCCAGGACTTCGCCCGCAAGCGCACCACGGCCGCCGCGGCCGGCTTCGTCGACTTCATGGGCTACATGGGCGCCTTTGCGGGCGACATGGCCACCGGCTGGTTCCTGAAGCACCGCGACTTCCACGCCGCCATCCGCTTCTGGGCCGCCGCCGCCCTCGTCGCTGCCGTCCTTGCCGCGACCCTCTGGAACGCGCGACCTCGCACGAACGACGACGCCCTCGCCACCTGA
- a CDS encoding cytochrome c family protein → MKTHLAASTGLALVALGGACEPQPRTLPAPRSATLAQAPAEPSGGAGVVSAASSEAPTFLCGNLTVPISPGIPGDSPIFANQTNANCFAWWELISLSWPAAPGSTEANTEVKASAFGNPDDTGPVVWQTYQDPTMLFLADGATPPAFGSQPEIPASCALQAKVSTAGKKPPRLVQMVTKFHPGFMAGSSDQAAPMEGPAWLGAQNGTSLWYEVRLNKDLYDSIVAPEHQFFNADKQAAWVAGGNGKALTLPAGSKHADGPIGAIELKGAWMEVDHPEHARWSRYKTVDAIVMDAANGKCRTTTLALVGLHILHKTKSQNTWVWATFEHKDNVPAESPPNPANTPPGGYNFYSQSCQPKQVSVPKDCLAKDMTSPVTVGCTANQSPPYYLGEGCPGPVPIQVTREKVLPSNVQSVNRLAQAAIAEANPKSVWQYYELVNVIWSASPINDSAVPQPAPSRLAGMTSDGNLPVANTTMETYVQGKTCTDCHAYATVASTKAEPKPTWTSDFSFMPSLAQAPAARQPKAAAAVKKKLRF, encoded by the coding sequence ATGAAGACGCATCTCGCCGCCTCGACGGGCCTTGCGCTCGTCGCGCTCGGGGGCGCCTGTGAGCCGCAGCCGCGCACGCTGCCCGCACCCCGGTCGGCGACACTGGCGCAAGCGCCAGCGGAGCCTTCGGGGGGGGCGGGTGTCGTGAGCGCCGCGTCGAGCGAGGCGCCGACGTTCCTGTGCGGGAACCTCACCGTCCCGATCAGTCCCGGGATCCCGGGGGACTCGCCGATCTTCGCGAACCAGACGAACGCGAACTGCTTCGCGTGGTGGGAGCTGATCTCGCTGAGCTGGCCGGCTGCGCCCGGGAGCACGGAAGCGAACACGGAGGTGAAGGCGTCGGCGTTCGGCAATCCCGACGATACGGGGCCGGTCGTGTGGCAGACGTACCAGGACCCGACGATGCTGTTCCTGGCCGATGGGGCGACCCCGCCGGCCTTCGGGTCTCAGCCGGAGATCCCGGCGAGCTGCGCGCTGCAAGCGAAGGTCTCGACCGCAGGGAAGAAGCCTCCGCGGCTGGTGCAGATGGTGACCAAGTTCCACCCCGGGTTCATGGCGGGCTCGTCGGACCAGGCGGCGCCGATGGAGGGGCCGGCCTGGCTCGGGGCACAGAACGGGACGAGCCTCTGGTACGAGGTGCGCCTGAACAAGGACCTGTACGACAGCATCGTGGCCCCGGAGCACCAGTTCTTCAACGCCGACAAGCAAGCGGCGTGGGTGGCGGGTGGGAATGGGAAAGCGCTGACGCTGCCTGCAGGAAGCAAGCACGCCGATGGGCCGATCGGCGCGATCGAGCTGAAGGGCGCCTGGATGGAGGTGGACCACCCGGAGCACGCGCGCTGGTCACGCTACAAGACGGTGGACGCCATCGTGATGGACGCGGCCAACGGGAAGTGCCGGACGACGACGCTGGCGCTGGTGGGGCTGCACATCCTGCACAAGACGAAGTCGCAGAACACGTGGGTGTGGGCGACGTTCGAGCACAAGGACAATGTGCCCGCGGAGAGCCCTCCCAACCCGGCGAACACACCGCCGGGCGGGTACAACTTCTACAGCCAGAGCTGTCAGCCGAAGCAGGTCTCGGTGCCGAAGGACTGCCTGGCCAAGGACATGACGTCGCCGGTGACCGTGGGCTGCACGGCGAACCAGAGTCCGCCCTACTACCTGGGGGAGGGCTGCCCAGGGCCGGTGCCGATCCAGGTGACGCGAGAGAAGGTCTTGCCGAGCAATGTGCAGAGCGTGAATCGGCTCGCTCAGGCGGCCATTGCCGAGGCCAATCCGAAATCGGTCTGGCAATACTACGAGCTGGTGAACGTGATCTGGTCGGCATCACCGATCAATGATTCAGCCGTGCCCCAGCCAGCGCCCTCGCGGCTCGCTGGCATGACCTCGGACGGCAACTTGCCGGTCGCCAATACGACGATGGAAACCTATGTGCAGGGGAAGACCTGCACCGATTGCCACGCGTATGCCACCGTCGCGTCGACCAAGGCGGAGCCGAAGCCGACATGGACCTCGGACTTCAGCTTCATGCCGAGCCTGGCCCAGGCGCCGGCGGCCCGGCAGCCCAAGGCTGCTGCCGCGGTGAAGAAGAAGCTGCGGTTCTGA